DNA from Chloracidobacterium sp.:
GCGGTCTCCTCAGAATTTCGAAACTTCGTTCGCTGTGCCGTCCGTTTTTCGCGTTTCGCGCGCATTTTATCCGCCTTCTTACGGTCTTCGTCAACACGAACTGTCATATAACGCATGATCAGGTCGTTCACTCGCATACGGCGTTCAAGTTCCGCGATCTCCTGGCCCGAACCGTCGATCTCAAACAACACATAGTGGCCCTCGTGTTTCTTATTGATCGGATACGCCAGATTACGTTTCCCGACGTCATCAAGCCTGACGACCGTGCCGCCTTCTTTTTCGATCAGTTTCCCGACCGCCTCATTCAATTTCGTGATCTTATCGCCGGGTGTTTCCGGATCGACGATATACATCACCTCATATGTTCTATTTGCCAATTTCTTTTCCTCCTTTTGGCTTTCGAGCTTGCGTCAATCGAGACGCAAGCAAGAAGGTAACTCAACTCTCTCTCGTCCGAGACGATCGGACCATTTTCAATTAAACTCCGCCATTGCCCGGTCAGTGCCATCGCGAAGGATAGCTCTGACCGCCTTGGCGCTCACTTCCAAAACCTTTTCAACCGTTTCGGTCTCGCCCTTCGCGAAGTTCTGCAGGACAAAATCGCGAGTGTTCGAAACCGGATGATCGGGCAGGATTCCGATCCTGAGCCGAATAAAGTCGTTCGTTCCCAGACATTCAATTATCGACCTCAATCCGTTATGGCCTCCGTGCGACCCTTTAGGCCTGACCCGGATCGAACCTAGCGGCAATGCAAGGTCATCCGAGATCACCAGCAAGCGTTCGAGGCTGCGGTCGTCTTTCTTCAACAAGCAGCTCACAGCCTCGCCGCTGAGGTTCATAAAGGTCTGGGGCTTGACCAACTCGGTCGAATGTTCCCCGATCAACGCCCGCCCGACCAATGATCGGCATTCGTTCCGCTTTATCTGCGAATCGGCCTCTTTTCCAAGACGGTCGACCAACATGAATCCGAGGTTGTGCCGCGTTTTCTCATAGGCGACGCCCGGATTCCCCAACCCAACAATTAGCCAGCTTGCTTCGGAACTCAAACGAGCTACTCCGTCTTGCCTTCTTCGGTCGGCTCTGCCCCGACGACTTCCGGTTCAGCCCCGGCCTCGAGCTGCGGTTCAAGAACTTCTTCCTTGACGGCGATGATCGATGCAACCAACGTCTCCGGCGATTCGAGAATCTCGATGCCGGCTCCGACCTTCAGGTCGGCGACATGAATGGCATGATTTGCGTCAAGATCGGTCACATCGATGTCTATCGAGTCAGGCGTGTTTTTCGGTTCGCAAAGGACCTTGATCTCACGAAGCGACTGTGATAGAACAGCTCCTTCTTCCGAAAGACCCTTCGCTTCCCCGATCAAATGGATCGGGACCGTCATTTCGATCTTCTCGCCTTTGGCAAATCGTCGAAGGTCTGCGTGGACCAACCGGCCTCGTATCGGGTCGATCTGACGGTCTTGGAAAATGACGTCATTCACACCCACACCGTCGATATCAAGCGAAAACACGGTATTGACACCGCTGTCCGTGCGAAGGATCGCAGCAAGATCCTTGAGATCCGCCGCCGCCGCAAGACTTTCGGTTCCACCGCCGTAAACAACAACGGGGATCTTACCGGCGGCTCTGAGGCGCCGATTCGTTCCTTTTCCGGTCTCTTCTCGTTTCTCCGCCTTTACAACAATTTTCTCTGCCATAAAACTCCTCACTTTACCGGTCAGATCACTACGAGATCTAAGACCGGAGGATAGAACCTCACATTTACCGCACCACTTTCAAATGAACAACGACGAGACGCTCGTCTCATCATGAATCGAATTTATCGCCGATGCCAGCAGCTTTCCAACGCTTAGAACCTCGATCTTTCCGCTTTCGACCAACGGCTTTGCATTTTCGCGAAGCGGTATCGTATTCGTAACGATGATCTTCTTCAGATACGAAGTTCCGATATTCTCGATCGCTTTGCCGGAAAGTACAGCATGCGTGAAACAGGCATATACATCATTCGCACCGGCGTCGTGCAACGCTTTTGCGACCTTACAGATCGTGCCGCCCGTATCGCACATATCGTCAACGATGAGACAGTTCTTGCCGTTAACATCGCCGACGACGTTCATCACGTCGGCTTCGTTCGCTCGTTCGCGTCTTTTGTCGCAGAGAGCAAGGCCCGCGTCGAGCCTCTTCGCATATGCCCGTGCACGCTCGGCACCACCCGTATCCGGAGCGACAACGATCAAATTATCGATCGGATTCTCAGTAAAATAGTCGACGACTATCGGGGCAGCGTACAAATGGTCCACCGGCAGATCAAAGAACCCTTGGATCTGAGCCGCATGAAGGTCGATCGTCAAAACCCTCTGAGCGCCAGCTTTCGCTATCAGATTCGATACGAGCTTCGCTGCGATCGGAACCCTCGGACGATCCTTCTTGTCTGAGCGGGCATACCCAAAATAAGGGATCACAGCAGTAACACGTTCCGCCGAGGCTCGAACAAATGTGTCCATCATGATCAAAAGCTCGAGAAGGTTTTGATCGGTCGGCGGACAGGTTGGCTGGATAATGAATACATCGCTGCCCCGGACATTTTCGCCGATCTGAAAGTTGAACTCACCATCAGAAAATCGGTCAGTGCTCGATTTTCCAAGATCGCAGCTGAGATGCCCGCATATCTCTTCGGCGAGTGCTCGATTGGCGTTCCCAGAAAATATCTTGATGTTACCGTTGACACCCATACTGCAATCCAAGCAACGTAATACGATCCGAAATACTATCCGCCAAAAACAAAAAACGCGGCCGGCCTGTTCAAGGTCGTCCGCTCCGATACACGAAAACTGGCTGGGGCGGGAGGATTCGAACCTACGAATGCCGGATCCAAAGACCGGTGCCTTACCACTTGGCTACGCCCCAAGACGATTCTCAGAAACTGATCGGAAGCGAACTAAAACACTTGTCGAAGTGCTTCGCGGTATTCTCTCCGCGAAATAGTCGCTACGGCAAAACTTCGCCAGTTGGCATGTTCGCCAAGGGCTTTGATTGCTGTTTGCCGTGTCTCTTCTTTGTCAAAAAAACCAAAAACGCTTGCACCGCTACCGCACATCATCGCAGGCGATGCTCCAAGATCCGCAAGTGTCTGACGGGCCTCACCGATATCCGGAAACCTTGCAAACACTGTCTTTTCAAAGTCATTTATAAGCTTTCGGGTCAGAAAATCGGGCCTTTTCGCTTCAAAACGACAATTGAGAAGAATACGTTCCACCTCACGATTTGTCAAGTTTGGCACAGTCATCGCTTGGTACGCTTCGGCGGTTGACACATCGATATCAGGTGTTACGACCAACCCCATTGCTTCGCCGATATCATCGATCGGTTCAATTTCGGTGCCTCTGCCTGATCCGATGGCTGTTCCGCCAACGAGAAAGAACGGAACGTCGGAACCAAGGGATCTGGCCGTCGCAACAAGGTCATCGGTCGAGACGTCGAGACCCCATAGTCTGCGCAAAGCGAGCAGTGTGACAGCCGCGTTCGAAGAACCGCCGCCAAGACCGCCAGGAGACGGGATGTTCTTATCAAGATGGATCGTAACGCCGTTTCGGATCGAATAACGCTCCTTTAATGCATCAACGGCCTTGAGTATGATGTTCGTTCCGTCGACCGGAATATTCGGGTCGGTACACGTCAATCGGATCTTGTCACTCGGTGCAAAGGTTATCGTGTCTTTGAGGGATGTAGTCTGAAATACGGTGAAGATATCGTGAAATCCGTCTGGGCGACGCGAAATGACCTTGAGACCGAGGTTCACCTTGGCAAACGACGGGAGTATTAGGCGAGTTCTGGACACATTAAAAGGATAAAAGTGTATTTTGCGAAAGTAAAAGAGCGTGCCGATCTTTGATCAAAGCACGCCCCATGAAGCCGATCGCCTCCAGATCAATTTCGCAGTATGAAAACCTGGGTGAAGTAATACGTTCCATCCGGGGTCACTGCAACGCCGATGGCCGATTCTCGCCAGGTCGGCGACAGCATATTTCGGCGATGCGACGTTGAATTAAGCCATTTTTCGACTGCCATTTGGTCGGGATTGTCATATCCGCGCATGTATGCGATATTCTCGCCTATAGCCCGCCAACCGCCGATGCCCAGCATGTCTGCCCGGTCATCGACCATCGTTCCATCAACACCGCGGTGACCAAAAAACTTGTGCTCTGCCATGTTCAGCGAATGCAGACGGGCAAGGTCGGCGATCTGATCGTTCCATTTTAGCAATGGCAAGCCCTTTGCTGTTCGCTCCGCATTCATCAGATCGAATGTAGCTCGTTCTACCCGGTAGGCAGTCGATGTATTCGACTTGGGACGCGGCCCGGCGAGCCTTTGTCGTTGGATCTTCCTGCTTCCCGAAGCACCGATCTCATCGACGAGGATCGCTTCAGGTCTGCTTTGAGCAAAGGCCGGTATTGAGGCCAGGATCAGGGTAAGTAGGGTTATTCGATATAGATAATGCAAATTGACCTCACTTCGGCAGCCGGACGATCTGTGACCTCAGATTCTCGGCTTTGCGTCCATTGCATTGGCTGCAATGGTTGCCTTTTCGGATAAGGTTCGGAACGCCATTCTCACAGGTTCGTTCCGTGATGGCCGTCACTCGTCGGACCGACCACCTTTAATACCAAAAGGACAATATATGACCGTTTCCACTATTTGGGAGAGATGTGGGCCTGCCGTGATATCCGGCCTTGGGGGAACCGATGAATATGATAAACAAATTTCGGCAAATTTTGAAGAAAAATCGGAGCCTTGCTTGTTCTGTGAATGTCGTTACCGCTGTTAGACTATCTGTATGAACAATATGGCTTTGGCGATCCACGGCGGAGCTGGAACGATATCCAGATCGTCGATGACAGCCGATCTGGAACGCGAGTACCGAAACGGACTCGAAGCGGCACTGAGGGCAGGATGGTCCATACTGGAGGACCGAGGATCGGCGATCGAGGCCGTAGAGGCGGCCGTTGTGTCGCTTGAGGACTTTCCTCTCTTCAATGCCGGGCGTGGTTCTGTTTTTACTCACGAAGGAACGAACGAGATGGATGCGGCGATCATGGACGGTTCCGCGTTGAAGGCCGGCGCCGTAGCGTTCGTCCGAAATGTAAAGAACCCGATAAAGCTCGCACGTTTGGTGATGCAACGCACTGAGCATGTTCTGTTGGCGGCGGATGGGGCGAACAAATTCGCCACAGAAATGAACGTCGAACACGCTCCCGACGAATACTTTTTCACCGAGCATCGATGGCAGCAGCTCCAGGACGCCATCGCCGCCGGCCGCGTACAGTTGGACCACACCCCGGCGGAAACACGACCGGTAGGGAGTGTGTCCCGTGGCCAAGAAACGTCGCTCGGCACAGTGGGCGCCGTCGCCTGCGATTCCGAAGGCCGCCTCGCCGCCGCAACCTCGACCGGCGGCATGACCAACAAGAAATTCGGCCGCGTCGGAGACACGCCGATCATAGGCGCAGGAAATTATGCTGACGGCACTTGCGCCGTCTCGTGCACCGGCCACGGGGAATATTTTATGCTGGGTGTCACCGCCTATGACGTAGCGGCGCGGATGAAATACAAAGGCCTCTCGCTCGACGATGCCGCATCCGAAACCATCGAACACCTCACATCCATCGGCGGCGAAGGTGGCCTGATCGCGGTCGATTCACTGGGGAATATAGTGCTTCCTTTCAATTCGGATGGAATGTATCGTGGTTATGTTACGGCCGATGTTCGCCCGAGCACCGAGATCTACGGCGACTGAGGAACTAGACATGTCGCGGAACAAATCGTCTATTCTGCCTGTTCATCTGCCAACAATTTATCCCTTATCTCCTGCACATGCGCGATGTCATCAGGAACGATGTCTGCGAGCGTGACGACGAGTTCGCCCTTTCGGGCGTATTTGATCGCGTGTTGTATTGCGTCGCGGCTTTCCGGAATGATCCGCACTTGCGGTTCCCTGGCGCTCCGGGAAATGCCTTCCTGGATCAGCTTTGCGATGTCAACCGCATCCCTGCCGCGAAGGTAATGGCCTGCTCGAATTACAATTCGATCGAACGCCTCGCCAGCGATCTCGCCCATTTCACGAATATCGTCGTCCCTTCTGTCTCCGGGCACATTCATCACAACCGTACGATATTTGTTCGGCAACTTTGAGATGAATTTGGTCAATCCCGTAAAGCCGGCGGGGTTGTGAGCATAGTCCATCAGAACGGTCACGGTGCCGACCTCGATGAAGTTCAGGCGTCCCGGCGTCTGAGCGGTACCGGCGTTAAATGTCGTCAAGCCGACGCGGATATCTTCGATCGAAACTCCGTGAACAAAGCACGCCAGCGTAGCTGCCAACACATTCTGGATCATGAACTCGGCACGACCGCCATAGGTAAGCGGAATATTCGTAACCTTTTCGACCCTGACCTTCCATTTGCCTTTCAGGATCGTCACGAAGCCATTCTCGTAGACGCACGAGATACGTCCCCGTTCGGCCCGGCGTTTTATGTTCACGTTGTTCTCATCCATCGAGAAACAGACCACTTTACCGTCAACCAGTTGCTTCATCCGATAAACGAGCGGGTCTTCTGCGTTTAGCACCGCATAGCCGCGCTTGCCAACCGCACGAGGTACGACCGACTTGACCCGCGCGAGATCTTCGAGCGTATTCACGTCCTTCAGCCCCAAATGATCGGCTGCAACGTTTAGGACGACCCCGATATCAGCATGATCGAACCCAAGGCCGGAACGAATGATGCCGCCTCGCGCAGTCTCCAGCACCGCAACATCGACCGTCGGATCCTTCAGGACAAGCTGCGCCGAGACTGGCCCCGTGTTGTCGCCCTGAACGATCTGTTGATTCTGGATGTATGTACCGTCTGTTGTCGTGAACCCGACAGTCCGGCCGCTTCCCTTAAGTATATGAGCGATCAGTCGCGTGGTCGTTGTCTTGCCGTTCGTGCCGGTGATCGCAAATATCGGAATTCGCGCTTCGGAACCTGGCGGAAAGAGCATATCGATCACGTGTTCCGCAACGTTTCGGCCGATACCCTCGCTTGGGGCGAGATGCATTCTAAATCCGGGTGCGGCATTTACCTCGATGATTCCGCCGCCGTTCTCATGGAGCGGTTCGCTCACGTTCGGAGCAATTATGTCGACACCCGCAACGTCCAATCCGATAATGCGTGCGATGCGTTCGAAAAGAAAGACGTTTTCAGGGTGCACTTCGTCGGTCACGTCGATCGCTGTGCCGCCGGTAGAGATGTTCGCTGTCGTTTTAAGGTAGACTTTTTCGCCTTTTGGCAGAACACTGTCCAGTTCATACCCAGCTTTCTTGATGCAGCGCAAGGTCTGGCTATCGACATCGATCTCGGTCAGCACATTTTCGTGGCCGTAACCGCGACGCGGATCGGCATTGGTTTCGTCGATAAGCTGCTGGATCGTCTGCTTTCCGTCACCCGTAACATGTGCAGGGACCCGCTCAGCTACAGCGATCAAACGGTTGTTTACGACGAGCGCCCGATAGTCGGCGCCTATCAACTGCTTCTCAACGATGACCCAGCGCGAATACTCTTTCGCTTTCTCCCAAGCGACCATCGCATCTTCAAGCGATTTGATGCCGACCGTTGCACCTTTTCCGTGATTGCCGTCGAGCGGCTTTATCACGACCGGGAATCCTATTCTCTCGAGCGTGTCTTCGAGCTCCTCTTCCGACCTCAAGCGGTATCCTTTTGGCACCGGCACGCCCATATCGCCAAGGAGGGTTTTAGTGGCGTGTTTATTCCCGGCTATATCGACCGCGATCATGTTCGTATTTGCGGTCGTTGTCGCCTGGATGCGCTTTTGATGAACGCCGTAACCAAGCTGGACCAGCGATTGATCGTTCAATCGAATAAACGGAATGTCGCGGCTAACAGCCTCTTCGACCAATGATCCGGTCGAAGGTCCAAAACGGACCTCCTCGCGGATCTCGCGCATCTTTTGAATGTTCTCTGCTATCTGAGCCTTCAGTTCCTCTGTCGGCTTTGCCTCGACCAGGTCTAGAAACAAACGCACTGAGACGCGGGCGGCAAATCTTCCGACCTCCTCTTCGTGGTAGCTGAAAACGACGTTGTAGATGCCGCGTTCTTCGGTTTCACGCGTCCGGCCGTAACCGGTTTCCATACCTGCAAGCGTCTGAAATTCGAGTGCGAAATGCTCGATTATGTGTCCGGCCCATGTACCTTCCTGAACGCGCCTGAGAAATCCGCCTTCCTCGCCGTAGCTGCAGCCATGAGCAAGGAGCGTTGGCATCACTTCGTTCATCCGGCCATAAAACCCGTCGATCTTGTCAGACGGCCGGTCCTCGAACTCGCCGATATCGAGGCGCATGATGATCAGCTTTTTCCAGTAACCACTCCAATAGTTAGGCCCGCGAAGTGTTCTGATTTCAAGAATTTCCATAGTCTCTTCAGGTGCGATCCTTTTGGATCAATTGAATCTAATATCTCGATATGTGATCTGCATAAAGCTCTCCGCCTCCGTGCCCCGATTCTAAGTGTCACGTCTCAGCCGAGATCGGGCAACAAGAACTCCTGCGGCGGCTGCAGCGGATGCCGGTCAAGATATTGGTAAACAAGACCATCACGCAGTATATGCATCTGGACGCCGCAAACGCCGAACGACTCGTGTTCGGCCACTTCGGCGATCTCGTTGTAGGTAATCTGCGAGCCGTCCACGACCGTTACCGAACCTTGTCCGAACACTTCCATCACACCATTCGGGTCGAGAATTATCGCAGTGTTCTCATCGATCCCGATCCCAAGATTATACGGATTGTATGATACGGCAGTGATCAATCGGCTGATCCGGCCGCGTTCCGTAAAGTGCTGATCGATAATAATGTTCTTTAGAAACCCGAGCCCTGGAGAGAGTCTGACAGCGTCTTTGTGCGGATGCGATGCGGCCTCACCACGCACGATCATAGACGTACTCATGCCCGCAGCTCCCGCACTCGTCCCGGCAAGCACGATATTTGTTTCGCGGACCATTTTCCGAAGCTTTGCCGCGAGTTCGGTGCCTCCAAGGAGCGAAACAAGCCGCATCTGATCGCCGCCCGTTATGAACACACCGGTGACGCCGTCAAGCAGTTCGTTCGGATCGGCTTGAAATACGTCCTGGCGCGACGTTGCCCGCAAGACCCTCGGATTCGTAATTCCGAGGTTGCGAAACGCCTGGGTATAAACATCGGCCGCAAATTCCGGATAGTCCGACGCCACCGGAACGATGAGTACTTCGGCCTTCTCGCCGCCTGCGAGCTCGAGAAACTTTTTCAATATCCGCCGCTCGTTGTACTTGTCCTCTGCGCCGCCGATCACGAGCAGATGCCCGCCTATGATCTCGCGGTCGTGCGATTCATTCATTGTTTGATATGTAAGATTAAATTGAGAATAACTGTAGGTAAAGTTATTGCATCCGGTTCGATAGGTCAAGAATCGAAAAAAAGGGCGATTTCGAGATCGCGAACGAGCATCGATGCCGTGATTCATTGATGCCGAATCCCGGTTCAGTTGCCGCATGGCTCAGATTCCCACAACGTGCAGCATTATTTAGCCGCTTTGTCGGATACTCATCGAGGTCTGATGTATCTCCTGCAAGCTGCGAACCGTTAGATGATCTTCCGACTTCTTCGTCGCGATGGCCTCGACCAACGCCTCGGCACCGGTAATGGTCGTCACGCATGGGACATTGAATTGAAGGGCTGCTTTTCGGATGGCTTTTTCGTCGTAGTGCGACGTTTTTCCGAGCGGAGTGTTGATGATCAGCGATATTTCGCCCTGGCGGATGAGGTCGGCGATGTTCGGCCGGCCTTCGTTCACCTTGAATACGCTTGCACAATCAAGACCGACCTCGTGCATTCTGATCGCCGTTCCGTAGGTTGCAACAAGGTCGAAACCGAGTTTCACGAGCCGCCGGGCGAGTATCGCGGCCTGGCCTTTGTCAGCATTGGTGACAGAGATAAACGCCTTACCGGTCAAAGGAAGTTTTAGTCCCGCGCCTTCCATCGCCTTGCCGTAGGCCTCGCCAAAGCTCGCACCGACGCCCATCACTTCGCCGGTCGAATGCATCTCGGGTCCAAGGATCGGATCGACGCCGGCGAACTTCTTGAACGGAAACACCGGCGATTTTACAAATATCTGCGGTACCGGAAGTACTGGCGGCAGCCCGAAATCGCTAAGCTTATTGGCTCCGGCCATCACCAGCGATGCGATCTTTGCGATAGGAACGCCAGTGGCTTTTGCAACGAATGGCACCGTCCGTGAAGCCCTCGGGTTGACCTCGAGAACATACACGCGGTCGCTTTGTATTGCGTATTGAATATTCATCAAACCCTTTACTTTCAGGGCCTTGGCGAGAAGCGTCGTATAGTGCTGGATGGTCTCGAGGTGCTCTGAAGCGATCTTCTGGGCAGGCAATACCGACGACGAATCGCCTGAGTGAATTCCCGCCTCCTCGATGTGTTCCTGAATTCCGGCGATGACGACCGCCGTTTCATCTGCAAGAGCATCTACGTCGATCTCGCCGGCGCGTTCGAGAAACTTGTCGATCAGGACCGGCTTCTCGGGCGAGGCGTCGACCGCGGTCCGCATGTATTCATCGAGCGAGGCTTCGTCGTAGACGATCGCCATCGCCCGCCCGCCAAGAACAAAACTCGGTCGAACGACTATCGGATAACCGATCTCAGCCGCGATGATCTTTGCTTCATCGGGCGAAACTGCAGATCCGTTTGGCGGTTGGGGAATATTCAGATCCTGAAGCAGCGCTGAAAATCGCTTTCGGTCTTCAGCAAGATCGATCGAATCCGGAGAGGTTCCAATAATCGGTACGCCGGCAGCGTGCAGCTTATCCGCCAAATTGAGCGGGGTCTGCCCGCCGAACTGTACGATAACTCCTTCTGGACGCTCGACTTCGACTATATTCATCACATCTTCGAACGTAAGCGGTTCAAAATACAGCCGGTCCGAGGTGTCATAATCAGTCGAGACGGTCTCGGGATTGCAATTGACCATTATCGTCTCGAAATCAGCGCCCTGAAGAGCGAACGAGGCATGGCAGCAGCAATAATCGAATTCGATGCCCTGCCCGATCCGGTTCGGCCCGCTCCCGAGTATCATGATCTTCCGGCGTTCGGTCGGCTCGGCCTCGCATTCCTCTTCGTATGTTGAATACAGGTATGGAGTATACGATTCGAACTCGGCCCCACACGTATCGACTCGTTTATAGACAGGCACGATCCCCGCCGACCTGCGATGCTCGCGAACATCGGTCTCAGATGCACCGGTCAAAAATGACAACCGGCGGTCTGAGAGGCCGAACTCCTTCGCGGTTCTGATCTCTTCCTCCATATACTCACCCAATGGCTTCGCATCGAGCGTTTCCTGAAACTCCATCACCTGCGACACTTGATCCAGAAACCATGGATCGATCCTCGTCAGCCGGTGGATCTCGTCGATCGAATAGCCGTTTTGAAGTGCATAGGTAACGTACGAAAACCGCTGCGAATTCGGACGCGCGAGCTTACGCTGAAGCTCTTCTTCGGGAACTTCAGCGAGCCTTAACGGCTTGACCGCCTCGAGTGACCGTAAACCTTTGAACAGGCTTTCCTTGAAGGTCCGTCCGATAGCCATCACCTCACCGACGGATTTCATCTGCGTTCCCAGAACATCCTCGGCTCCGGGAAACTTTTCAAACGCCCATTTCGGTATCTTTGTGACAACGTAATCTATCGTCGGCTCAAATGACGCCGGAGTTTTCTTTGTGATGTCGTTCGGGATCTCGTCCAGGGTGTACCCGACTGCCAATTTGGCCGCGATCTTTGCTATCGGAAATCCGGTCGCCTTTGATGCAAGGGCACTCGAACGCGAGACCCGCGGGTTCATTTCTATTATGCGAACTTCGCCGTTCGCCGGGTTGACCGCAAATTGGATGTTCGAACCGCCCGTTTCCACGCCCACCTTACGGATGCACTTGATCGACATGTCTCGGAGGTTTTGATACTCAACGTCGGTCAGGGTCTGTGCAGGAGCTACGGTGATCGAATCACCCGTATGTACACCCATTGGGTCAAAATTCTCGATCGAGCAGATTATGACGACATTGTCGTTGAGGTCGCGCATCACCTCGAGCTCATATTCTTTCCAGCCGAGGATCGATTCTTCGACGAGGATCTGCGAAACGGGCGAAGCTTCGAGACCGCCTTTTGCGATCTCTTCGAATTCCTCGGGGTTGTAGGCAGTGCCGCCGCCTGTTCCTCCCAATGTGAAAGCCGGCCGGACGATCGCGGGGTATCCGGTCTCTTCGACGATCGCCTTCGCCTCTTCCCAAGTGTGGGCGAATCCGCCCCTGGCCGACGGGATACCGACCTCGTCCATCGCCTTCTTGAAGAGCTCGCGGTCTTCACCGACCTTTATCGCGTCTATGTTCGCCCCGATGAGCTTGACCCCGTATTTGTCGAGAATTCCCTTTTCGAAGAGTTCGACCGAAAGGTTCAGGCCCGTTTGCCCGCCGACCGTTGGCAGCAGAGCGTCAGGCCTCTCTTTCTCGATGATCGCTGCGATTGTTTCGAGGGTCAGAGGCTCGATATATGTGCGATCGGCTATCTCGGGATCGGTCATGATCGTCGCCGGATTGGAATTGACCAGGACGACCTCAAAACCTTCCTGCTTTAAAGCCCGACAGGCCTGCGTTCCGGAATAATCGAACTCGCAAGCCTGGCCGATAACGATCGGGCCTGAGCCGATGATTAGGACCTTGTGAATATCTGTACGTCGCGGCATTTTTCTAAACTCACGATTATACAGAAATTACGGAGTCGGACGAACTGTGCGCAAACGGAATATCGGTTAGTGTAAGAAAAAAAGCGAAACGGTTGGTAATGACGCTTCGCTTCCAGGTTTGACACTCGAAAGAACCAAGCTAACCGGT
Protein-coding regions in this window:
- a CDS encoding cyanophycinase, giving the protein MNESHDREIIGGHLLVIGGAEDKYNERRILKKFLELAGGEKAEVLIVPVASDYPEFAADVYTQAFRNLGITNPRVLRATSRQDVFQADPNELLDGVTGVFITGGDQMRLVSLLGGTELAAKLRKMVRETNIVLAGTSAGAAGMSTSMIVRGEAASHPHKDAVRLSPGLGFLKNIIIDQHFTERGRISRLITAVSYNPYNLGIGIDENTAIILDPNGVMEVFGQGSVTVVDGSQITYNEIAEVAEHESFGVCGVQMHILRDGLVYQYLDRHPLQPPQEFLLPDLG
- the carB gene encoding carbamoyl-phosphate synthase large subunit, which codes for MPRRTDIHKVLIIGSGPIVIGQACEFDYSGTQACRALKQEGFEVVLVNSNPATIMTDPEIADRTYIEPLTLETIAAIIEKERPDALLPTVGGQTGLNLSVELFEKGILDKYGVKLIGANIDAIKVGEDRELFKKAMDEVGIPSARGGFAHTWEEAKAIVEETGYPAIVRPAFTLGGTGGGTAYNPEEFEEIAKGGLEASPVSQILVEESILGWKEYELEVMRDLNDNVVIICSIENFDPMGVHTGDSITVAPAQTLTDVEYQNLRDMSIKCIRKVGVETGGSNIQFAVNPANGEVRIIEMNPRVSRSSALASKATGFPIAKIAAKLAVGYTLDEIPNDITKKTPASFEPTIDYVVTKIPKWAFEKFPGAEDVLGTQMKSVGEVMAIGRTFKESLFKGLRSLEAVKPLRLAEVPEEELQRKLARPNSQRFSYVTYALQNGYSIDEIHRLTRIDPWFLDQVSQVMEFQETLDAKPLGEYMEEEIRTAKEFGLSDRRLSFLTGASETDVREHRRSAGIVPVYKRVDTCGAEFESYTPYLYSTYEEECEAEPTERRKIMILGSGPNRIGQGIEFDYCCCHASFALQGADFETIMVNCNPETVSTDYDTSDRLYFEPLTFEDVMNIVEVERPEGVIVQFGGQTPLNLADKLHAAGVPIIGTSPDSIDLAEDRKRFSALLQDLNIPQPPNGSAVSPDEAKIIAAEIGYPIVVRPSFVLGGRAMAIVYDEASLDEYMRTAVDASPEKPVLIDKFLERAGEIDVDALADETAVVIAGIQEHIEEAGIHSGDSSSVLPAQKIASEHLETIQHYTTLLAKALKVKGLMNIQYAIQSDRVYVLEVNPRASRTVPFVAKATGVPIAKIASLVMAGANKLSDFGLPPVLPVPQIFVKSPVFPFKKFAGVDPILGPEMHSTGEVMGVGASFGEAYGKAMEGAGLKLPLTGKAFISVTNADKGQAAILARRLVKLGFDLVATYGTAIRMHEVGLDCASVFKVNEGRPNIADLIRQGEISLIINTPLGKTSHYDEKAIRKAALQFNVPCVTTITGAEALVEAIATKKSEDHLTVRSLQEIHQTSMSIRQSG